The following proteins are encoded in a genomic region of Spirosoma sp. SC4-14:
- a CDS encoding glycerophosphodiester phosphodiesterase family protein: MKYPSGFRAYITSLCLSAGLISIYSSASGQSGSTMQPSDSIQYYRTVLAKRYPTDVSAHRGASGIAPENTLATYREVLKMQVAYIEIDVRTTKDGQLAILHDGSLNRTTTGTGPMKEQTLASLKALSAGKGYGDSFRDERIPTLDEVCKLVADWNASHPHKTNLYVDCKEVTPQPLVETLQKYGLFNEAVFYGSDDYLLSLKNVAPTARLMPSLNKADELSDKINKLHPYAFDLRWQAVNESLIEQIHRHGIKAFSDLLGPADTAEQYRKAAHLKLDVIQTDFVLNVYKALSSKPN, encoded by the coding sequence ATGAAATATCCATCTGGTTTCCGGGCCTATATCACCAGCCTATGTTTGTCCGCTGGCCTTATTAGTATCTACAGTTCGGCTTCTGGTCAATCGGGTTCTACTATGCAACCTTCCGATTCTATTCAATACTACCGAACCGTTCTTGCCAAACGCTATCCAACTGATGTTTCGGCGCACCGGGGCGCATCGGGCATTGCCCCCGAAAATACACTGGCAACGTACCGCGAAGTGCTAAAGATGCAGGTTGCCTATATTGAGATTGATGTCAGAACGACGAAAGACGGACAGTTAGCTATTCTGCACGATGGGTCGCTGAACCGCACAACCACAGGTACTGGCCCCATGAAAGAGCAAACACTGGCCAGCCTGAAAGCGCTGTCGGCCGGGAAAGGCTATGGCGATTCGTTTCGGGATGAACGCATTCCAACCCTGGACGAAGTTTGTAAGCTGGTTGCCGATTGGAATGCCAGCCATCCGCACAAAACCAATCTGTATGTCGATTGTAAGGAGGTAACTCCTCAACCGCTGGTCGAAACCCTCCAAAAATATGGCTTGTTCAACGAGGCCGTTTTCTACGGATCGGATGATTATCTGCTGAGCCTGAAAAACGTAGCACCAACGGCCCGGTTAATGCCTTCGCTGAATAAAGCCGACGAATTGTCCGACAAAATCAATAAACTGCATCCCTACGCGTTCGACCTTCGCTGGCAGGCAGTCAATGAATCGCTTATCGAACAAATTCATCGACATGGGATCAAAGCCTTTTCGGATCTGCTCGGCCCAGCCGATACTGCCGAACAATACCGCAAAGCCGCCCACCTGAAACTCGACGTTATCCAGACCGACTTTGTCCTCAACGTTTATAAGGCCCTGAGCAGCAAGCCCAATTAA
- a CDS encoding metallophosphoesterase family protein — translation MKTCLSFFLVAAAITANAQTHKDYPATVYPDRLILGWQDAPATSQSVNWRTDSTVSNAVGAISEADPSPDFVKSATLVPAVSEPVVLDGHQVRYHSVHFKNLKPATQYSYRVGDGTHWSEWFHFKTAQAQSAPFSFLYFGDAQNDIRSLWSRAIRGAYSTLPTVSLMVHAGDLITTSNADWQWAEWFEAGGWINGMIPTLATPGNHEYFKDEQGNSRVSKHWRPSFVLPENGPKGLEETAYFFDYQGTRFISLNSQAALLDSSVMDLQAQWLEQILRQNENRWTVVIHHHPIYSTKNGRDNDDWRNRMEPIYKKYRVDLVLQGHDHTYGRGLNMPLGKSRKRPDGPIYVVSVSGPKMYDIGLQDWMDRAASNTQLYQTISIDGDKLSYQSFTVTGQKYDSFLLTKNSKGQNTLVDQAPTLLPERLALPAEYEKRFSPEQKTEYRNRFQEYKARKQAQQNK, via the coding sequence ATGAAAACGTGTCTTTCCTTTTTTCTGGTCGCAGCGGCCATAACAGCCAACGCACAAACGCACAAAGATTATCCGGCAACGGTTTATCCCGACCGCCTTATTTTAGGCTGGCAGGACGCTCCGGCAACATCGCAATCGGTCAACTGGCGTACCGACTCTACCGTTAGCAACGCGGTTGGAGCAATATCCGAAGCCGACCCATCGCCCGACTTTGTCAAAAGCGCTACGCTGGTACCGGCCGTTAGTGAGCCAGTGGTGCTGGATGGCCATCAGGTTCGCTATCATTCCGTTCATTTCAAAAACCTCAAACCCGCTACCCAATACAGCTACCGCGTAGGCGACGGCACCCACTGGAGCGAGTGGTTTCATTTTAAAACAGCTCAGGCTCAATCAGCACCGTTTTCATTTTTATATTTTGGCGATGCCCAGAACGACATTCGTTCGCTCTGGTCGCGGGCCATTCGGGGGGCTTATTCAACGCTTCCTACCGTTAGCCTGATGGTTCATGCGGGCGACCTGATCACTACATCCAATGCCGACTGGCAATGGGCCGAATGGTTCGAAGCGGGTGGCTGGATCAATGGCATGATTCCAACACTGGCGACGCCCGGAAACCACGAATATTTTAAGGACGAGCAAGGCAACAGCCGGGTATCGAAACACTGGCGACCGTCGTTTGTGCTCCCCGAAAATGGCCCCAAAGGGCTCGAAGAAACAGCCTATTTTTTCGATTATCAGGGAACACGGTTTATTTCCTTAAATTCACAGGCCGCGCTGCTCGATTCATCCGTAATGGATCTACAAGCCCAGTGGCTCGAACAGATTTTACGACAAAATGAAAACCGCTGGACAGTAGTCATTCATCATCACCCTATTTATTCAACCAAAAACGGTCGTGATAACGACGACTGGCGAAACCGGATGGAGCCTATTTACAAAAAATACCGTGTCGACCTGGTCTTACAGGGTCACGACCACACCTACGGACGCGGGCTGAATATGCCCCTTGGCAAAAGTCGCAAACGGCCCGATGGCCCCATCTATGTTGTTTCGGTAAGCGGTCCTAAAATGTATGATATTGGGTTGCAGGACTGGATGGACCGGGCGGCTTCCAATACGCAACTCTACCAAACCATATCGATTGATGGCGACAAGCTATCCTATCAATCGTTTACGGTGACCGGCCAGAAATACGACTCCTTTTTATTGACCAAGAATAGCAAAGGCCAAAATACGCTGGTCGATCAGGCACCTACCCTACTGCCCGAACGACTTGCCCTACCCGCCGAATATGAGAAACGATTCAGCCCCGAACAAAAAACCGAATACCGAAATCGTTTTCAGGAATACAAAGCCCGAAAACAGGCCCAGCAAAACAAATAG
- a CDS encoding DUF5009 domain-containing protein produces the protein MSTKSAPTTQPEPAVLQPAPVKRLLSLDTLRGFDMFWIMGGEEIFQILGKTTGWGWAVFMADQFTHPDWNGFRPYDLIFPLFLFMAGVSTPFSIGSRLEKGDDRSAIVRKIISRGLILVVLGIIYNNGLFTKPFHDMRFPSVLARIGLAGMFGQLIYVYFNQRAQYIWFLSLLFGYWALMMLVPVPGCGAGVLTMECNLASYIDRMLVPGHLYKTIHDPEGLFSTLPAICNALLGIFAGNLLRDHRSGKTQQQKTVQLLATGAVFFAVGWLWDFVFPVNKNLWTSSFVLVTGGLSLLLLGIFYWIIDVKGIKGWTFFFMVIGMNSILIYLAGEFIDFEYATKFFFEGIIHLVSSGWVAALLGVLGYIAVKWVFLYFLYKKKTFLRV, from the coding sequence ATGTCAACAAAGTCTGCCCCAACTACCCAGCCGGAACCTGCGGTTCTTCAACCTGCTCCGGTCAAACGACTGCTGTCGCTCGATACCCTGCGCGGATTCGATATGTTCTGGATCATGGGCGGTGAAGAAATTTTTCAAATCCTGGGAAAAACAACGGGCTGGGGCTGGGCAGTTTTCATGGCCGATCAGTTTACCCACCCCGACTGGAATGGCTTCCGGCCCTACGACCTCATCTTCCCGCTTTTTCTATTCATGGCCGGGGTTTCGACTCCGTTTTCCATCGGTAGTCGGCTGGAAAAAGGCGACGACCGTTCAGCCATTGTCCGCAAGATTATTTCCCGTGGGCTCATTCTGGTCGTGTTGGGCATTATTTACAACAATGGCCTGTTCACCAAACCGTTTCACGACATGCGTTTCCCGAGCGTGCTGGCCCGGATTGGCCTGGCCGGTATGTTTGGCCAGTTAATTTACGTGTATTTCAACCAGCGGGCGCAATATATTTGGTTTCTATCGCTGCTATTCGGTTACTGGGCGCTGATGATGCTGGTGCCGGTGCCGGGTTGCGGAGCCGGTGTGTTAACGATGGAATGCAATCTGGCCAGCTACATCGACAGGATGCTGGTGCCGGGGCATCTTTATAAAACCATTCATGATCCGGAAGGACTGTTTTCGACACTGCCCGCTATTTGTAATGCGCTGCTGGGCATCTTTGCCGGTAACCTGCTGCGCGATCATCGCTCGGGAAAAACACAGCAGCAAAAAACCGTACAATTACTGGCTACAGGAGCTGTCTTCTTCGCAGTAGGCTGGCTTTGGGATTTCGTTTTCCCGGTCAACAAAAACCTTTGGACCAGTTCGTTTGTGCTCGTTACGGGTGGTTTAAGCCTACTCCTGCTCGGCATCTTCTATTGGATCATCGACGTGAAAGGCATCAAAGGCTGGACATTCTTCTTTATGGTTATCGGCATGAATTCCATCCTGATTTATCTGGCGGGCGAATTCATCGACTTCGAATATGCGACTAAGTTTTTCTTCGAAGGCATTATTCACCTTGTTTCGTCGGGCTGGGTGGCGGCTCTGCTTGGCGTTCTGGGCTATATTGCCGTGAAGTGGGTCTTCCTCTACTTCCTGTATAAGAAAAAGACGTTTTTGCGGGTGTAA
- a CDS encoding glycoside hydrolase family 20 zincin-like fold domain-containing protein: protein MKAARSIVCLAALMLLSSKTVLADPIDLTKARVVNLVRDKQVLRRSLDVLQQEVKKRSGIQLPVVAKLPDAGQPIIVLVEENDLSLLPAPLRALAASMPEIKRDGYKLVADRNTVLIVGKDARGLLYGVGRLLRKLEMRTGKLSLANNISIASSPTYPIRGHQLGYRPKTNAYDAWTVAQYDQYIRELALFGANSIEIMPPRTDDDVTSRHMKLPAIDMIREQSRICADYGLDVWMWYPNMGMNYTNPDSIKKELAERHEIFANVPRLDAVFVPGGDPGDLEPDALFAWLAKEADVLHKYHPNAKIWVSPQVFRPTTAWFDAFYKHVNNEYSWFGGVVFGPWIKVPVQEIRKRIKPSIPIRHYPDITHNYASQYPVPHWDLAYAMTLGRESINPRPHDEKAIHNAFDEYGSGSISYSEGTNDDVNKFVWSDQDWSPETPVIETLRDYARLFFGPDYAESGAQGLVALEQNWRGNLLTNESVDRTLMQWQALEKTASLALLQNPRFQMGLIRAYYDAYTRRRLQYEMELEAQARDQLRHPNAGKSTDAIRQARIILEKAWKSPILPEYRLRCVALADSLFKSIGAQLTIEKHGAMSGRGNFIDNIDIPLNDSPWLLSQLEPIEKLGNEQQRLLEIEKMLHRTDPGPGGFYDYFGDPASWHRVVSDVSWADDPGGLKSPRISFGVGLVGEEWVDEIKATGFRGQITPRVWMKQAQALYDQPLKIAYSELNPAASYKIRISYTGRFRSRMKLTTDDGSVIHDFIQTGEQPIYEFDVPKAASADGSVTFIWACGEGERGSQVTEIWLMPK, encoded by the coding sequence ATGAAAGCTGCCAGAAGTATAGTATGTCTGGCAGCTTTGATGCTCTTATCGTCGAAGACCGTATTGGCCGATCCGATCGATTTGACAAAAGCACGGGTGGTCAATCTGGTGCGTGATAAACAAGTGTTACGCCGAAGTCTGGATGTATTGCAGCAGGAGGTGAAAAAACGAAGCGGTATTCAGCTACCGGTTGTAGCCAAACTGCCTGATGCTGGTCAGCCGATTATAGTTCTTGTTGAGGAAAATGACTTATCGCTCCTCCCTGCTCCTCTTCGCGCACTGGCGGCATCGATGCCTGAAATTAAACGCGATGGATACAAGCTGGTGGCAGACAGGAACACCGTTTTGATTGTTGGTAAGGATGCCCGTGGATTGCTCTACGGTGTCGGGCGGTTGTTGCGTAAACTTGAGATGCGAACCGGAAAACTGTCGTTGGCCAACAATATATCGATAGCTTCCAGTCCAACCTATCCGATTCGGGGGCATCAGCTTGGCTATCGGCCCAAAACCAATGCCTACGATGCCTGGACGGTGGCTCAGTATGATCAATACATTCGGGAACTGGCTTTGTTTGGTGCCAACAGCATCGAAATTATGCCACCCCGCACCGACGACGACGTGACCAGTCGGCACATGAAACTGCCTGCTATTGACATGATTCGGGAGCAGTCGCGGATTTGTGCCGACTATGGGCTGGATGTCTGGATGTGGTATCCGAACATGGGCATGAACTACACCAATCCCGACTCGATCAAAAAAGAACTGGCCGAGCGACACGAGATTTTTGCCAACGTGCCCAGGCTGGATGCCGTGTTTGTTCCCGGTGGCGATCCCGGCGATCTTGAACCCGATGCGCTGTTTGCCTGGCTCGCAAAAGAAGCCGACGTGCTTCATAAATACCATCCCAACGCAAAAATCTGGGTGTCTCCGCAGGTGTTCCGGCCCACAACGGCCTGGTTTGATGCCTTCTACAAACACGTCAATAATGAGTATTCGTGGTTTGGTGGGGTCGTATTTGGTCCGTGGATCAAAGTGCCGGTGCAGGAAATTCGGAAACGGATCAAGCCGTCGATCCCCATCCGGCATTATCCCGACATTACGCATAACTATGCGTCGCAGTATCCGGTGCCGCATTGGGACCTGGCCTATGCCATGACCCTGGGCCGCGAAAGCATCAACCCTCGTCCGCACGATGAAAAAGCCATTCATAATGCCTTCGACGAATACGGATCGGGGAGTATCAGCTATTCGGAAGGAACGAACGACGATGTAAATAAATTTGTCTGGAGCGATCAGGACTGGAGTCCAGAAACGCCTGTCATCGAAACCCTGCGCGACTATGCTCGTCTTTTCTTCGGGCCCGACTATGCCGAATCGGGAGCACAGGGGTTGGTTGCACTGGAACAAAACTGGCGGGGTAATCTCCTGACCAACGAGTCGGTCGATCGGACACTGATGCAATGGCAGGCACTCGAAAAAACGGCTTCCCTGGCTCTATTGCAAAATCCACGATTTCAGATGGGGTTGATTCGCGCTTATTATGATGCCTATACACGTCGGCGACTACAGTACGAAATGGAACTGGAAGCACAGGCGCGTGATCAGCTTAGACACCCGAACGCCGGTAAGTCGACAGACGCGATCCGGCAGGCCCGCATAATCCTGGAAAAAGCCTGGAAATCGCCAATTCTGCCCGAATATCGGCTCAGATGCGTTGCCCTGGCCGATTCGTTATTTAAAAGTATTGGCGCTCAGCTAACCATCGAAAAACACGGTGCCATGAGTGGAAGAGGCAATTTTATAGATAACATCGACATTCCGCTGAACGATTCGCCCTGGCTGCTGTCGCAACTGGAGCCAATTGAAAAGCTAGGCAATGAGCAACAGCGGTTGCTGGAAATTGAAAAAATGCTGCACCGCACCGATCCAGGACCGGGGGGCTTCTATGATTATTTTGGCGATCCGGCAAGCTGGCACCGGGTAGTTTCGGATGTGAGCTGGGCTGATGATCCGGGTGGTTTGAAATCGCCCAGAATTAGTTTTGGGGTTGGACTGGTTGGCGAAGAATGGGTCGACGAAATAAAGGCAACGGGCTTTCGCGGGCAGATTACGCCACGGGTCTGGATGAAGCAGGCGCAGGCGCTCTATGATCAGCCCCTGAAAATTGCCTACTCCGAACTGAATCCGGCGGCTTCCTACAAAATTCGGATTTCGTATACGGGCCGCTTTCGTTCCCGCATGAAACTAACCACCGACGATGGTTCAGTTATTCACGATTTTATTCAGACCGGTGAGCAACCCATTTATGAATTCGACGTGCCAAAAGCCGCATCGGCGGATGGCTCCGTAACGTTTATCTGGGCTTGTGGCGAAGGCGAACGCGGCTCACAGGTTACCGAAATCTGGTTGATGCCTAAGTGA
- a CDS encoding heparan-alpha-glucosaminide N-acetyltransferase domain-containing protein: MIQQQKRLISLDALRGFTMAAMIVANFPGSEDFVYFTLRHTRWNGLSFTDLIAPVFLFVVGVSIALAYSRAVEQQWPKGGLYRKIMIRSLKIFAVGMFLNLMPDFDVSTIRWTGTLHRIAIVFLVCATLFLNTSWKQQAWIGIVTLVAYWLAMTLIPTPDVGAIVLEPGQNLAAWLDRKYLPGRMWQGSWDPEGILSTFPSIVTGITGMLAGRLMLSTFNQLEKVAYLMTIGLFTAIAGYFWGLAFPVNENLWTSSFVLVTSGFASMMLGAMYFLVDILGYNRGTKPGIIFGANAITVYVLADVFALFFYRFPVTGLPLNEYVVHRLSQMGIQPELASLLYALFFVGVNFIPAYWLYRKRIFIKL; this comes from the coding sequence ATGATACAGCAACAAAAGCGGCTGATTTCTCTGGATGCGCTTCGTGGTTTTACGATGGCTGCCATGATCGTTGCCAATTTTCCCGGTAGTGAAGACTTCGTTTACTTCACCCTACGGCACACCCGCTGGAATGGGTTGTCGTTTACCGATCTGATCGCACCTGTATTCCTGTTTGTGGTGGGCGTTTCCATAGCTCTGGCTTACTCCAGAGCTGTAGAGCAGCAATGGCCTAAAGGAGGATTATACCGGAAAATCATGATTCGGTCGCTGAAGATTTTTGCTGTAGGTATGTTTCTGAATCTGATGCCCGATTTCGACGTGTCGACTATTCGCTGGACGGGTACCCTGCATCGAATTGCCATCGTCTTTCTGGTTTGCGCAACGTTATTTTTGAACACATCCTGGAAACAACAGGCCTGGATTGGTATTGTTACGCTGGTGGCCTACTGGCTGGCGATGACCCTGATTCCAACGCCCGATGTAGGAGCGATTGTGTTGGAGCCGGGGCAGAATCTGGCTGCCTGGCTCGACCGGAAGTACCTGCCCGGTCGGATGTGGCAGGGGTCCTGGGACCCCGAAGGTATTCTGAGTACATTCCCGTCCATTGTGACGGGAATTACCGGAATGCTGGCGGGCCGGTTGATGCTAAGTACATTTAACCAGCTCGAAAAAGTGGCTTACCTGATGACGATTGGCCTGTTTACGGCAATAGCGGGCTATTTCTGGGGACTGGCGTTTCCGGTGAACGAGAACCTGTGGACCAGTTCGTTTGTGCTCGTAACGTCGGGCTTTGCGTCGATGATGCTGGGGGCTATGTATTTTCTGGTCGACATTTTGGGATACAACCGGGGCACAAAACCAGGAATCATTTTCGGCGCTAACGCCATAACGGTTTATGTACTGGCCGACGTGTTTGCGCTGTTCTTCTACCGATTTCCGGTTACGGGGCTACCGCTGAACGAGTATGTAGTGCATCGTCTCAGCCAAATGGGTATTCAGCCTGAGTTAGCCAGCCTGCTTTATGCACTGTTCTTCGTTGGTGTCAACTTCATTCCAGCCTATTGGCTCTATCGGAAGCGGATTTTTATTAAACTATAG
- a CDS encoding family 20 glycosylhydrolase: MRTAFYAFLVSVCFAGLTGCGSTENYSSGEAQKIAISWELVSNFTPVETGFQARFRLRNESNFPLTDANWALFFNMSPRPILPSKTPQAAAVQHINGDWYKLTPTKGFSLKPGASIDIPYEGTEAENKVTDAPMGLYFVFYDQSGKEENIVQVANYTVVPFTRREQILRGKIDQEPLPTPEHAYQQNLAVSLLPANKLQQIIPSPVKISMGNGVLPLTAAFAIQYGSGLENEGTFLARKLKELTGNEFKTTPGNATGNRISLQIAPLSVKGINSEAYRLTIDANGVRIVGNDAAGVFYGVQSLLALVPTEALLKPSSTLSLPFAQIEDAPRFHFRSMHLDVSRNFQTKETILRFLDLLATYKINHFLFYTTEDEGWRLEIDGLPELTKVGAQREHTSGKEAPALHPAYGSGPVAYDKGKYGSGYYTKADFIEILNYAKQRHIKVIPELNFPGHARAAIKAMEARYERLMKEGKEKEADEYRLIDPDDKSVYQSAQGYTDNVVSVGRESTYRFYEKVVDEITKMYKEAGVPMDVMHAGGDEVPEGAWTKSPIAQKLLNDNPSLKDPKNLQTYFFRNLLKRLEKRNLAVHGWEEVALLKTADGNYEPNPEFVGKRVYPYIWNNLYDPDLGNRLANAGYPVILCNVSNFYFDLAYNNDPLEPGLYWAGYVDTRNNWTFAPFDMFKTTYKNSMGQPLSFAGLERMKPEARKNVVGIESQLWSETVKGPDMAEYYTLPKLLGFAESAWAPERSWETIEDRQAREKAISAGWTIFANTLAQREFPKLARLNGGYNYRVPPPGAILEKGLLKANSELPGLAIRYTTTGEEPTSQSPLYTTPVKVSGTVKLKCVDAAGRSSRTIVLTMP, translated from the coding sequence ATGCGCACTGCTTTTTACGCCTTTCTTGTTTCAGTATGCTTTGCCGGATTGACCGGCTGCGGCTCGACCGAAAACTATTCGTCGGGCGAGGCCCAAAAGATCGCTATCTCCTGGGAACTGGTCAGTAATTTCACGCCGGTTGAAACGGGGTTTCAGGCCCGATTCAGGCTCAGGAATGAGAGTAATTTTCCGCTAACGGATGCCAACTGGGCTTTATTTTTCAATATGTCGCCCCGCCCGATTCTCCCCTCGAAAACACCACAAGCTGCTGCCGTTCAGCACATCAATGGCGACTGGTATAAACTTACGCCTACCAAAGGCTTTAGCCTCAAACCCGGTGCCAGTATCGATATTCCCTACGAAGGCACCGAGGCCGAAAACAAAGTTACCGATGCGCCGATGGGGCTATATTTCGTCTTTTATGACCAGTCGGGCAAGGAAGAAAATATTGTTCAGGTAGCGAATTATACCGTTGTTCCATTCACCCGTCGCGAACAAATCCTTCGGGGCAAAATAGATCAGGAACCCCTGCCAACGCCCGAACACGCCTACCAGCAGAATCTGGCCGTTTCGCTGCTGCCCGCCAATAAATTACAGCAAATTATCCCGTCGCCGGTTAAAATTAGTATGGGTAATGGTGTGTTGCCGCTAACAGCGGCATTCGCGATTCAATACGGCTCAGGACTGGAGAATGAAGGAACATTTCTGGCCCGGAAACTGAAAGAGCTGACCGGGAATGAGTTTAAAACTACTCCCGGCAATGCAACAGGCAACCGGATTTCGCTGCAAATCGCACCGCTCTCGGTTAAGGGCATCAACAGCGAAGCCTATCGACTCACCATCGACGCCAATGGTGTTCGTATTGTAGGCAATGATGCTGCCGGTGTATTTTATGGGGTGCAAAGTCTGCTGGCCTTAGTTCCGACCGAAGCCCTCCTTAAACCTTCCTCTACCCTTTCGTTGCCGTTTGCTCAGATTGAAGATGCGCCCCGGTTCCATTTCCGCAGTATGCACCTGGATGTTAGCCGGAATTTTCAAACCAAAGAAACCATTTTACGCTTTCTGGACCTGCTGGCCACCTACAAAATCAACCACTTCCTCTTTTATACGACAGAAGACGAAGGCTGGCGGCTCGAAATTGACGGCTTACCCGAACTCACCAAGGTAGGTGCTCAGCGTGAACATACCTCTGGCAAAGAAGCGCCTGCCCTCCACCCGGCCTATGGCTCAGGTCCCGTTGCCTACGACAAGGGTAAATATGGTAGTGGTTACTATACAAAAGCCGATTTTATCGAGATTCTCAACTACGCGAAACAACGACACATCAAGGTTATTCCTGAGCTGAATTTTCCGGGCCACGCCCGGGCCGCCATCAAAGCAATGGAGGCCCGCTATGAGCGGTTGATGAAAGAAGGAAAGGAAAAAGAAGCAGACGAATACCGGCTCATCGATCCCGACGATAAATCGGTTTACCAATCGGCGCAAGGCTATACCGACAACGTGGTTAGTGTGGGTCGGGAGTCGACGTACCGGTTCTACGAAAAGGTGGTCGATGAAATTACGAAGATGTATAAGGAAGCCGGTGTGCCGATGGATGTAATGCATGCTGGTGGCGACGAAGTGCCCGAAGGTGCCTGGACAAAATCGCCCATTGCTCAGAAACTGCTGAACGATAACCCCAGCCTCAAAGATCCGAAGAACTTACAGACTTACTTCTTCCGCAATCTGCTGAAGCGGCTCGAAAAGCGAAATCTGGCCGTTCACGGCTGGGAAGAGGTGGCGCTATTGAAAACCGCCGACGGTAACTACGAGCCAAATCCTGAGTTTGTTGGTAAGCGCGTTTATCCCTACATCTGGAACAATCTCTACGATCCCGATCTGGGCAACCGGCTCGCCAATGCAGGTTATCCGGTCATTCTGTGCAATGTATCGAACTTTTATTTCGATCTGGCCTATAACAACGACCCACTGGAGCCCGGTCTCTACTGGGCGGGCTATGTCGACACCCGTAATAACTGGACGTTTGCTCCGTTCGATATGTTTAAGACGACCTACAAAAACTCGATGGGCCAACCCCTCAGTTTTGCGGGTCTGGAACGAATGAAACCCGAAGCCCGCAAAAACGTAGTTGGTATTGAATCGCAACTGTGGAGCGAAACCGTAAAAGGCCCGGATATGGCCGAATACTATACGCTACCGAAACTACTGGGTTTTGCCGAAAGTGCGTGGGCTCCCGAACGCAGTTGGGAGACCATTGAAGACCGGCAGGCCCGCGAAAAAGCGATCAGCGCAGGCTGGACTATTTTTGCCAATACGCTGGCACAGCGGGAGTTTCCGAAATTAGCCCGGTTAAACGGTGGTTATAATTATCGGGTACCACCGCCGGGTGCTATCCTGGAGAAAGGCCTGTTGAAAGCAAACAGCGAATTGCCCGGTCTGGCGATTCGTTATACAACCACGGGCGAAGAGCCAA